In Microbacterium enclense, the DNA window CGAGGAGCGGATGCAGGTACGAGTACGGCTGCGCCCCGGCGGACCGGGGGAGCGAGACGGGAAGACGGCCGGAGGGCGTGGCATCCCCGGCGATGAGCGAGGCCAGTGCGGGCCCGCCCTCCTCGCCCGGGAAGAAGGCCTGGAGGACGGCGGCCGGTCCGGTCGCGTCGTCGAGAGCCCACCCCAGGGCGTAGGGACGCCCGGTCAGCAGCAGCAGCACGACCGGGGTGCCGGTCGCGACGACGGCCTCGACGAGCTGACGCTGCACGCCGGGCAGGTCGAGCGAGTCGGCGTCGTTGCCTTCACCGACGGTTCCGCGTCCGAAGAGCCCGGCACGGTCACCGACGACGACGATCGCGACGTCGGCGCTCTCCGCCACGGCCACGGCCTCGTCGATGTCGGCGGCGTCGGAGCCTTCGACCGCGCAACCGAACGCGTACGAGACCTCGCCGAAGCGGTCGGTCAGAGCCTCGCGCACGGTCGGGATCTCGAAGCCCATCGGAACCCCCGGGTGGTGCGCGAGCACGTGGTTCGCGAACGAGTAGCACCCCATCAGCGCCTCCGCGCTGTCGGCGTTGGGCCCGATGACCGCGACCCGTCCCGGCGTCGCGAGGGGGAGCACCCCGTCGTTGCGCAGCAGCACCGCGCTCTCGAGAGCGAGTCGGTGCGCGAGCGCGCGGTGCTCCGCGTCGTCGAGGTCGATCTCGGTCGGGGCGTCGGAGAAGTCGGCATCCAGGAGTCCGAGGTCTTCCTTCGCGGCGAGCACACGGGCGACGGCGCGGTCGACCACGGCCTCGGGGAGGGCTCCGGATGCCACCCGCTCGGCGAGGTGCGGATACGCATCGGGGCCGGGGAGCTCCACGTCGATCCCCGCCTCGAGCGCCAGCTGGGCGGCCTCGCCGAGGGTACCGGCGATTCCGTGCATCGAACGGAGGAACTCCACGGCGAAGTAGTCGGAGACGACCGTGCCGTCGAATCCCCACTGACGGCGAAGGAGGTCGGTGAAGAGCTCGGGAGATGAGGCGATGGGGATGCCGTCGATCTCGACGTAGGCGTTCATCACCGATCGTGCCCCGCCGTCGCGGACAGCCATCTCGAACGGAGGAAGGAAGACGTCCTGCAGCTCCCGTGGGCCGGCGTGCACGGGAGCGTGGTTGCGGCCGGCCTGCGAGGCGGAGTACCCCACGAAGTGCTTGAGCGTCGCGTGCACGCCCGCCGCCTGCAGTCCACGCACGTAGGCGGTGCCGATCGTGCCGACGACGTAGGGGTCTTCCGCGATGCACTCGTCCACCCGGCCCCAGCGGGGGTCACGCACCACATCGAGCACGGGAGAGAGTCCCTGATGCACCCCGAGGTCGCGCATCGAGCGACCGATCGCGGATGCCATGAGTTCGACGGCATCCGGATCGAACGAGGCTCCCCAGGCGAGGGGCGTCGGCAAGGTCGCGGCCTTCCACGCGGCGAAACCGGTCAGGCACTCCTCGTGGACGAGAGCGGGGATCCCGAGCCGGGTCTCGGCCTTCAGCCGTCGCTGCTCGGCCCAGAGCCACTCGGCGCGCTCGATCGGATCGACGGGCCGTGTGCCGTAGACCCGGGTGAGGTGGCCGAGGCCGTGCACCGTGGCATCCGTGTAGGCCGCCGAGGTGATCTTCTCGCCCGAGAGGGGCGCGACGACCTCGTCTCCTTGATCGACCCAGTAGCCCACGAGCTGCGCGAGCTTCTCGTCGAGCGTCATCTCGGCGACGAGGGCCTGGACGCGAGGGGTGACGCCGGAAGCGAGGGCAGCACCGACGTCGGTGTTGTGGATGGTCATGACGGATCAGCCCTTCACGGCGCCGGTCAGGCCGCCGACGATGCGCCGCTCGAACACGCTGAAGAACAGCAGAGCGGGGATCATCGACAGCGAGGTGAATGCGAGCACGCGCGCGGTGTCGACGGAGTACTGCGAGGCGAAGGCCTGCGTTCCGAGCGGCAGCGTGTACGCGGCTTCGTTATTGAGGATGAACAGCGGCAGCATGTAGGAGTTCCAGCTGTTGACGAAGGCCAGGATGCCGACGGTCACCACCGCGGGAACCGCGAGCGGCAGCACCATGCGCCAGAAGAACCCGAGGCGGCCGAGGCCGTCGATCGAGGAGGCCTCCTGGAGTTCGCCCGGGATCGCGGCGAGGAACGGCGACAGGATGATGATCGTCAGCGGCAGGGCGAACGCGATCTGCGGCACGATGACACCCGCGAGGGAGTTCATCAGTCCGAGGATGTAGAGAGGTGTGATCGCGACGGTCATCGGGAACATCAGGCCCGCGGTGAACAGCGCGTACACAGCGCCCCGCCCACGGAAGCGGTAGCGCGAGAGGGCGTACGCGGCCATCAACCCCAGGGCGACGACGAAGACCGTGGTCGCGATCGCCGCGATGGCCGAGTTTCCGACCTGCCCCCAGAAGACGCCGCTGCCGAGCACGTCGGCGTAGTTCTCCCAGTTCCAGCGGGTCGGGAAGCCGGAGGGGTCGACGGTGATCTCGGCGTTCGAGCGGAACCCGCCGAGGACGATGTACACGACCGGCGCGAGCATCATGCCGATCAGCAGCAGGGCGACGAAGCCGACGAGCACGGACGAGCCCCGGTTCGCGCCGGCGGGGCGCCGACGCGGGGCCTTCGGGGTCACGAGCGTGGCGGTGGCGGTCATTTCGAGCCTCCCGTGAGAGCGCCGGCGGTGTCGCGTCGCAGGACGAAGCGCTGGTAGATCAGGGCGACGGCGAGGGAGATGAGGAACATCACCACGGCGACGGCGCTGCCGTAACCGAAGCTGCCGGCGTTGCGGCCGTTGGCGACCATGTACGTGGCCATCGTCGAGGTGCCGGCAGTGGAGGCGACGTACTGGCCCCAGATGATCCAGACGAGGTCGAACAGCTGCAGCGAGCCGATGATCGACAGGAACGCCCAGATGCGGATGGTGGGACCCATGAGCGGCAGCACGATGTGCCGCTGGATCTGCCAGTACGACGCGCCGTCGATCGCGGCCGCTTCGCTGAGCTCCTCCGGGATGCCTTGGAGACCTGCGAGGAAGAGGATCACGGCGAAACCGATGTACTTCCACGTGATGATGATGAGCAGCGTCCAGATCGCCAACGCCGGGTCGGAGATCCAGTCGGCGCGGAGCGAGCCGAGCCCGATCTTCTCCAGCGCCCCGTTCAGGGCCCCACCGGATTGCAGCATCAGGCCCCAGCCGAGGCCGACGACGACCTCGGAGATCACGTAGGGCACGAAGATCAGCACGCGGATGAGCGACTGCGCCCGCATCTTGCGGTTCAGCAGCAGCGCGAGTCCGAGGGCGAGCGGCCCCTGCAGGACGAGCGAGCCGATCACGATGAACGCGTTGTGCCCGAGCGCCTCGTGGAAGGCCGGGTCGGTGAGGATCGTGACGTAGTTCCGGATGCCGACGAAGTCGACGGGTGCGCCGAAGCCCGACCACTTGTAGAAGCCGTAGTAGGCCGCCAGGGCGACGGGCAGGATGACGAACGACACGAACACCACGAGGGCGGGGCCGAGCAGGATCGCGAGTTCGCCGCGGATGCGCCAGTTCTCGCGGCGCCGTCGCACGGGCGGCCGCCCGGCCGAGGGGGCGCCGGGAGCGCCCTCCCCGGCCGGGCGGCGAGACCCGGCGTCGGTCGCCGAGGTGGCGAGCTGGGTGGTCATGGTCGCGGTCCTCAGCGGGAGGCTGCGGCGTTGACGGCGTCGACGATGCCCTGCGGCGTGCCCTTACCGGCGAACAGATCGACGACGGCGACGTTCAGCGCGTTGCCCACGTTCTGGCCGTAGAGCGTGTCGAGCCAGACCGACACGTACGGGGCGTCGGTGTACGCCTGCAGCGCCGACTGCAGGGCCGGGGTGGTGACGGCATCCGTCGCCTCGCTCGACGCGGGGATGGTCTGGAAGGCCGCGGCGTAGTTCTCCTGGTTCTCCTTGTTCACGAGGAAGTTCAGGAAATCGGTGCACTGCGCGGGGGCGTTGACCCAGCACGAGTAGCCGTCGACGCCGCCCATGATGGCGCCGGGCTCTCCGTCGCCCCCGGGAACCTCGGGGAAGGGGAACCAGCC includes these proteins:
- a CDS encoding carbohydrate ABC transporter permease, coding for MTATATLVTPKAPRRRPAGANRGSSVLVGFVALLLIGMMLAPVVYIVLGGFRSNAEITVDPSGFPTRWNWENYADVLGSGVFWGQVGNSAIAAIATTVFVVALGLMAAYALSRYRFRGRGAVYALFTAGLMFPMTVAITPLYILGLMNSLAGVIVPQIAFALPLTIIILSPFLAAIPGELQEASSIDGLGRLGFFWRMVLPLAVPAVVTVGILAFVNSWNSYMLPLFILNNEAAYTLPLGTQAFASQYSVDTARVLAFTSLSMIPALLFFSVFERRIVGGLTGAVKG
- a CDS encoding sugar ABC transporter permease, whose product is MTTQLATSATDAGSRRPAGEGAPGAPSAGRPPVRRRRENWRIRGELAILLGPALVVFVSFVILPVALAAYYGFYKWSGFGAPVDFVGIRNYVTILTDPAFHEALGHNAFIVIGSLVLQGPLALGLALLLNRKMRAQSLIRVLIFVPYVISEVVVGLGWGLMLQSGGALNGALEKIGLGSLRADWISDPALAIWTLLIIITWKYIGFAVILFLAGLQGIPEELSEAAAIDGASYWQIQRHIVLPLMGPTIRIWAFLSIIGSLQLFDLVWIIWGQYVASTAGTSTMATYMVANGRNAGSFGYGSAVAVVMFLISLAVALIYQRFVLRRDTAGALTGGSK
- a CDS encoding glycoside hydrolase family 3 N-terminal domain-containing protein yields the protein MTIHNTDVGAALASGVTPRVQALVAEMTLDEKLAQLVGYWVDQGDEVVAPLSGEKITSAAYTDATVHGLGHLTRVYGTRPVDPIERAEWLWAEQRRLKAETRLGIPALVHEECLTGFAAWKAATLPTPLAWGASFDPDAVELMASAIGRSMRDLGVHQGLSPVLDVVRDPRWGRVDECIAEDPYVVGTIGTAYVRGLQAAGVHATLKHFVGYSASQAGRNHAPVHAGPRELQDVFLPPFEMAVRDGGARSVMNAYVEIDGIPIASSPELFTDLLRRQWGFDGTVVSDYFAVEFLRSMHGIAGTLGEAAQLALEAGIDVELPGPDAYPHLAERVASGALPEAVVDRAVARVLAAKEDLGLLDADFSDAPTEIDLDDAEHRALAHRLALESAVLLRNDGVLPLATPGRVAVIGPNADSAEALMGCYSFANHVLAHHPGVPMGFEIPTVREALTDRFGEVSYAFGCAVEGSDAADIDEAVAVAESADVAIVVVGDRAGLFGRGTVGEGNDADSLDLPGVQRQLVEAVVATGTPVVLLLLTGRPYALGWALDDATGPAAVLQAFFPGEEGGPALASLIAGDATPSGRLPVSLPRSAGAQPYSYLHPLLGGPSGVTSTDPTPVRPFGFGLSYTTFERGHLRVDGVSGSGAAASGIAVAEVPASGTLADVRAGDAFTVSARVTNTGTRHGADVVQVYAHRAVASVTRPVAQLVAYARVELEPGESAEVHFTVPASRLAYSDRALRRVVEPGEVELRLGPSCTEVDEAVTLRITGPVYEVSIEDARVVEVEVRRG